Proteins encoded in a region of the Sulfurimonas marina genome:
- a CDS encoding J domain-containing protein produces MKAKSLLGLREKSSLKEIKQKYKLLMKKWHPDKHKENPERATQMSMQINEAYETIMNYCDSFEYPFDEESIKAATYTPQEWWNDKFGPNNN; encoded by the coding sequence ATGAAGGCCAAATCACTCCTTGGTCTTCGTGAAAAATCCTCCCTTAAAGAGATAAAACAAAAATACAAACTCCTTATGAAAAAATGGCATCCAGATAAACATAAAGAGAATCCTGAACGTGCTACACAGATGAGTATGCAGATAAATGAAGCGTATGAGACTATTATGAACTATTGCGACAGTTTTGAGTATCCGTTTGATGAAGAGAGCATAAAAGCAGCTACATACACTCCACAAGAGTGGTGGAATGATAAATTCGGCCCTAATAATAATTAA
- a CDS encoding nitrous oxide reductase accessory protein NosL: MLFLKIFILFLLSTTLYSYPNYSTAIKEKKIYPMGKKIYASRCRQIDVNHYSSYESLLKDIDEKSLCKKLNPKHLEALSLYLWDLQRSDVQEKHYGKLIVSHEDKCPVCGMFLYKYPTWISKIQYNNKSYFFDGIKDLFKYYFEHQKNIQEILVQDYYTQKTLEARESYFVIGSDVYGPMGNEFIAFETLKSAEKFMVDHKGKKILKFDEITEDTVYDLDD, encoded by the coding sequence ATGCTATTTCTTAAAATTTTTATTCTATTTTTACTCTCAACTACACTTTATTCATATCCAAACTATTCAACTGCGATCAAAGAGAAAAAGATCTATCCTATGGGGAAAAAGATCTATGCTTCAAGATGTCGGCAGATAGATGTAAACCACTATAGCTCTTACGAGTCTTTACTCAAAGATATAGATGAAAAATCTTTATGCAAAAAATTAAATCCGAAACATCTCGAAGCTCTCTCTTTATATCTCTGGGATCTGCAACGCAGTGACGTACAAGAGAAACATTACGGTAAATTAATTGTATCTCATGAAGATAAGTGCCCGGTTTGCGGAATGTTTTTATATAAGTATCCTACTTGGATCTCAAAGATTCAGTACAATAATAAATCGTACTTTTTCGATGGAATTAAAGATCTTTTCAAATACTACTTTGAACATCAAAAAAACATACAAGAGATTTTAGTACAGGATTATTACACACAAAAAACGCTAGAGGCAAGAGAATCTTATTTTGTAATTGGCAGTGATGTATATGGACCGATGGGGAATGAGTTTATCGCTTTTGAAACACTCAAATCTGCAGAGAAGTTTATGGTTGATCATAAGGGGAAGAAGATACTTAAATTTGATGAAATTACTGAAGATACGGTGTATGATTTAGATGATTAG
- a CDS encoding DUF4149 domain-containing protein gives MIKRNIFLDFSYLLVIAASFGGVLALGAIVAPVVFHTDTMLVGIFLDNYNAGIIMGEIFRRFSYWIYFLAAYVFVYEALMYKQGQRDNIALISCFLTIATALMFSAVYSPKILAMQALGTEATQSDTFQNIHIASEIDFKILAVSLLVLFIRRLMLLRIS, from the coding sequence ATGATCAAAAGAAATATATTTTTAGATTTTAGTTATTTATTAGTTATAGCTGCAAGTTTCGGCGGCGTTTTAGCACTTGGTGCAATAGTGGCACCTGTAGTATTCCATACAGATACAATGCTGGTGGGGATATTTTTAGACAATTACAATGCGGGAATAATTATGGGTGAGATTTTTCGCAGATTCTCTTACTGGATCTACTTTTTAGCTGCTTATGTATTTGTTTATGAAGCACTAATGTATAAGCAGGGACAACGTGATAACATTGCACTTATCAGCTGCTTTTTAACTATTGCGACAGCATTAATGTTCTCAGCCGTATATTCACCGAAAATTTTAGCTATGCAGGCATTAGGCACTGAAGCGACACAAAGTGATACATTTCAAAACATCCATATAGCAAGTGAAATTGACTTTAAAATTTTAGCGGTTTCTCTACTGGTACTCTTTATCCGCCGTTTGATGTTGCTACGTATCTCTTAA
- the ftsZ gene encoding cell division protein FtsZ, with protein sequence MEPFIVEEVQNPSGARIIAVGVGGGGGNMIGHMLNEGVGGIEMMLVNTDAQVLNENTSATKIQIGANLTKGLGAGMKPQVGRDSALENYDDIRNALEGADIVFISAGLGGGTGTGAAPVVAQIAKEVGALTISVVTKPFKFEGKKRLQLADAGLEELKKESDSIVVIPNDKLLSIIDRRLGLKESFKIVDSVLAQAVSGTSGVILSSGDNDINLDFADLQTVMSHRGMALMGVGEHEGENAAYEAIKAAIESPLLDNMSINGAMGVLVHFKIHPDFSFIDMSEAMEVVHESAHDEADVIWGTSTDADLPENYVRITIVATGFDKEEEEVLTNNTDFEAQEPITPKVKMSPRMVVGGELDGDYLDIPAYMRKQQD encoded by the coding sequence ATGGAACCATTTATAGTTGAAGAGGTACAAAACCCAAGCGGTGCAAGAATTATTGCTGTAGGTGTCGGCGGCGGTGGCGGCAACATGATCGGTCATATGCTAAATGAAGGTGTGGGTGGCATCGAGATGATGCTTGTAAACACGGATGCGCAAGTACTTAACGAAAACACATCTGCAACAAAGATCCAAATCGGTGCGAACCTAACTAAAGGTCTTGGTGCAGGTATGAAACCACAAGTTGGTCGTGATTCTGCATTAGAGAACTATGATGATATTAGAAACGCTTTAGAGGGTGCTGATATCGTATTTATCTCTGCTGGTCTTGGCGGTGGTACTGGTACAGGTGCTGCACCTGTTGTTGCTCAGATCGCAAAAGAGGTAGGTGCACTTACTATTTCTGTAGTTACAAAACCTTTCAAATTTGAAGGGAAGAAAAGACTACAACTTGCAGATGCAGGTTTAGAAGAGCTCAAAAAAGAGAGTGACTCTATTGTAGTTATTCCAAACGATAAACTTTTATCTATCATCGACAGAAGACTTGGTCTAAAAGAGAGCTTCAAGATCGTAGATAGCGTTTTAGCACAAGCTGTAAGCGGTACATCTGGTGTTATTTTATCAAGCGGTGATAACGACATCAACCTTGACTTTGCCGATCTACAAACTGTAATGAGTCATAGAGGTATGGCACTTATGGGTGTTGGTGAGCATGAAGGTGAAAATGCTGCTTATGAAGCTATCAAAGCGGCTATCGAGTCTCCGTTACTTGACAATATGTCTATCAATGGTGCAATGGGTGTACTTGTACACTTTAAAATCCACCCTGACTTCTCGTTTATCGATATGTCTGAAGCTATGGAAGTTGTACACGAAAGTGCTCACGATGAAGCAGATGTTATCTGGGGAACTTCAACAGATGCAGATCTTCCGGAAAACTATGTAAGAATTACTATTGTTGCAACTGGTTTTGATAAAGAGGAAGAGGAAGTATTAACAAACAATACAGACTTTGAAGCTCAGGAACCAATCACTCCAAAAGTAAAAATGAGCCCTCGTATGGTTGTAGGTGGAGAGCTAGACGGTGACTACCTGGACATTCCTGCGTATATGAGAAAACAACAAGACTAA
- the ftsA gene encoding cell division protein FtsA, translating into MSRNVLAIDIGSTKICAITADIADDNSITITGAGTTKAQGLKKGSIVNIELAARSIKTAVEDAKRVSGSTATSAIVSISGAYTKSLNSNGIVNIQSKEISFDEIKRVMHTSLYNANIPNEYEVLHALPYNFKVDDQDFIEDPLGMNASRLEVETHIITTQKSNLNNLKKAVRGAGVEVENIVLNSYASAIAVLNEDEKELGAAVIDMGAETSNIAIYSGNAIRYNEYLGVGSKHVTSDLSMALHTPLNAADKVKLDFGSLLTPSNDLIELPIIGDESTTHEVSLEVVHNVVFARVEETLMILAQFIENSRLKDQIGAGVVLTGGFSKMEGIRDLAIATFGSVPVRLAKPMEMDGLFEGLLEPEYASAVGLIMFSATPYTPYEIDVNKRVRHSNEEPTSNVKVDFNQSMQESVPVAEQEEETTKMVNLEASKEKKSDEPSVVSKFWNWATQLF; encoded by the coding sequence TTGAGTAGAAATGTTTTAGCCATAGATATTGGCTCGACAAAGATTTGTGCAATTACTGCTGATATAGCAGATGACAACTCTATAACTATCACAGGTGCCGGTACCACAAAAGCGCAAGGGCTAAAAAAGGGAAGTATTGTAAATATTGAACTTGCAGCTCGCAGTATTAAAACAGCCGTTGAAGATGCAAAACGTGTATCTGGTTCAACTGCTACAAGTGCTATAGTTTCAATATCTGGTGCATATACAAAAAGCTTAAACTCAAACGGGATTGTAAATATCCAGTCAAAAGAGATTAGTTTTGATGAGATTAAACGTGTTATGCACACTTCACTTTACAATGCAAACATCCCTAATGAATATGAAGTTCTTCATGCACTTCCATATAACTTTAAAGTTGATGATCAAGACTTTATAGAAGATCCGCTTGGGATGAATGCTTCTCGTCTTGAAGTTGAAACACATATTATCACTACTCAAAAATCAAACCTGAACAACCTGAAAAAAGCGGTTCGCGGTGCGGGTGTTGAAGTTGAAAATATTGTTCTTAACTCATACGCTTCAGCGATTGCCGTATTGAATGAAGATGAAAAAGAGCTTGGAGCAGCAGTTATTGACATGGGTGCTGAGACAAGTAACATAGCTATCTATTCAGGTAATGCGATCAGATATAACGAATATCTCGGTGTTGGTTCAAAACATGTTACAAGTGATTTATCTATGGCACTTCATACACCGCTTAATGCTGCAGATAAAGTAAAACTGGATTTTGGTTCACTTTTAACTCCAAGTAACGATCTTATAGAGTTACCGATTATCGGTGATGAGAGTACTACACATGAAGTCTCTTTAGAAGTTGTACACAACGTTGTTTTTGCAAGAGTTGAAGAGACGTTAATGATTCTTGCTCAGTTTATCGAAAACAGTAGATTAAAAGACCAGATTGGTGCTGGAGTAGTTCTAACAGGCGGTTTTTCAAAAATGGAAGGGATTCGTGACCTTGCTATCGCTACGTTTGGCTCTGTTCCTGTACGTTTAGCAAAACCTATGGAGATGGATGGTCTATTTGAAGGACTATTAGAACCGGAATATGCAAGTGCAGTGGGTCTTATAATGTTCTCAGCCACTCCGTACACACCGTATGAGATAGATGTAAACAAAAGAGTTCGTCACTCAAATGAGGAACCTACATCTAATGTAAAAGTTGATTTTAATCAATCAATGCAAGAGAGTGTACCTGTAGCTGAACAGGAAGAGGAAACTACTAAGATGGTTAACCTTGAGGCGTCAAAAGAGAAAAAGAGTGATGAACCTAGTGTTGTTAGCAAATTTTGGAACTGGGCTACACAGTTATTTTAA
- a CDS encoding peptidylprolyl isomerase — MQRHKKWLIITIWISTIAFVGAGFVGWGQYNYGDKAGAVAKVGEVEISMGELQKSYSRLYQQYAQMFQGNFDEERAKQFGLQQQALQQLVQQALLVNLAKSYNLSISDQELYDQLKQDNNFFNNGVFDKEVYKQVLSQNRLSIAEYEQELRKQLLIQKTISLLNVKTSKNEAKILDTLLSISDKIEYKVLSAEDINIEIRDEDLKAFWQTMQNNFMNEVSYEVKFIKQENITATYDDVTIADHYQDNKNHFKDNDGKILALEEAKEAVVSELNAAATKKAALRAFVDYKNGKLDKTVTINEAVVSSKKNPFNAEVLQKLSETAMTKPFIKPVNVDGVYYSFELVKVNPATPKTFAEAKSKVLPFFIEQKKKEKILELANNSVAVFKGQTSEFLTMESVGKLPSLNDMESAEFLQKLFTSDKKRSFITLQSGKIVLYNILEQKLLENSNDDQANVVARLKTSIFSEGLIKTLQNRYKTEIFIQGL, encoded by the coding sequence ATGCAAAGACACAAAAAGTGGCTTATAATTACTATCTGGATCTCAACTATCGCATTTGTAGGTGCAGGTTTTGTTGGATGGGGTCAATATAACTACGGTGATAAAGCCGGAGCAGTTGCAAAAGTTGGTGAAGTTGAGATCAGTATGGGTGAACTGCAAAAGTCTTACTCAAGACTTTATCAGCAATATGCACAAATGTTCCAAGGTAATTTTGACGAAGAGAGAGCAAAACAGTTTGGACTGCAGCAACAAGCGTTGCAACAACTTGTACAACAAGCACTTTTAGTAAACCTGGCAAAATCATATAATCTTAGCATCAGTGATCAAGAGCTTTACGATCAACTCAAACAAGACAACAACTTCTTCAATAACGGTGTATTTGATAAAGAAGTATATAAACAAGTACTCTCTCAAAACAGATTAAGTATTGCAGAGTACGAGCAAGAGTTAAGAAAACAACTTCTTATTCAAAAAACGATCTCTTTACTAAATGTAAAAACAAGTAAAAACGAAGCAAAGATCTTAGATACCCTACTAAGCATCTCAGACAAGATCGAGTACAAAGTATTATCGGCTGAAGATATCAACATAGAGATCAGAGATGAAGATTTAAAAGCTTTTTGGCAAACGATGCAAAATAACTTTATGAATGAAGTAAGTTATGAAGTAAAATTTATCAAGCAAGAAAACATCACTGCTACATATGATGATGTGACAATTGCTGATCATTACCAAGATAATAAAAACCATTTTAAAGATAATGACGGAAAAATCCTTGCACTTGAAGAAGCAAAAGAGGCAGTTGTATCAGAGTTAAATGCAGCAGCAACAAAAAAAGCGGCACTTAGAGCTTTTGTTGATTACAAAAACGGAAAACTTGACAAAACGGTTACTATTAATGAGGCTGTAGTTTCAAGTAAGAAAAACCCGTTTAATGCAGAAGTGTTACAAAAACTCTCAGAAACAGCGATGACAAAGCCGTTTATCAAACCTGTTAACGTAGATGGTGTATATTATAGTTTTGAACTGGTAAAAGTAAATCCTGCTACACCAAAAACATTTGCTGAAGCAAAATCAAAAGTTTTACCTTTCTTTATTGAACAAAAGAAAAAAGAGAAGATTTTAGAGTTAGCCAACAATTCAGTTGCTGTTTTCAAAGGGCAAACATCTGAATTCTTAACAATGGAGTCAGTTGGTAAACTACCTTCGTTAAACGATATGGAGAGCGCTGAATTTTTACAAAAACTTTTCACGTCAGACAAAAAACGTAGTTTTATCACTTTACAGAGTGGAAAAATTGTTCTCTATAACATATTGGAACAAAAGTTGCTTGAAAATTCCAATGATGATCAAGCTAATGTGGTAGCGAGATTAAAAACTAGTATCTTTAGTGAAGGGTTGATTAAAACTCTACAAAATAGATACAAAACTGAGATATTTATTCAAGGACTCTAA
- a CDS encoding class II aldolase and adducin N-terminal domain-containing protein encodes MNKDHLKKKLSSLSLSMFRKDFFGIYHGSLSAKTESGRFLINTKEAVFDDLDENSLIELYFKKDYRWHQASIDADIHQNIYSKISDAKFICFSMPQFTTAYSLYHNVISPKDYFGHKVLGNIEIYDPKQFDDWYDRARSEIPYYFQTNKTNIMIIRGYGVYAYNRDVHEMAKKLAILEKSCRLLMLDTNNSIDLELN; translated from the coding sequence ATGAACAAAGATCATCTTAAAAAAAAGCTCTCTTCTTTATCGCTTTCTATGTTTAGAAAAGATTTCTTTGGAATCTACCACGGTTCCCTTTCGGCAAAAACCGAATCGGGGCGTTTTTTAATAAATACAAAAGAGGCTGTTTTTGATGATCTTGACGAAAATTCCTTGATCGAGCTCTATTTTAAAAAAGATTACAGATGGCACCAAGCAAGTATTGATGCAGATATCCATCAAAATATCTACTCAAAAATATCTGATGCAAAGTTTATCTGTTTCTCTATGCCGCAATTTACCACGGCATATTCACTATACCACAACGTAATCTCTCCAAAAGATTATTTTGGACACAAAGTCCTCGGAAATATTGAAATTTACGATCCAAAACAGTTTGATGATTGGTACGATCGTGCAAGAAGTGAGATCCCTTACTATTTTCAAACAAATAAGACCAATATTATGATTATTCGCGGATACGGAGTTTATGCTTACAATAGAGATGTCCATGAGATGGCAAAAAAACTTGCCATCTTGGAAAAAAGTTGTAGGTTATTAATGCTCGATACTAATAATAGTATCGATTTAGAACTTAACTAG
- a CDS encoding ABC transporter ATP-binding protein → MIQLIDINKSYKDKIALKDINLSFKEGELIVLKGVSGSGKTTILSLISALLKPTSGEVIVDGKKLAKIADHFASEFRRDNIGFIFQRYNLIPNMSVAENILLPLRPLNLSKKELQTRLERLLDMYKLQEYKDNYSQNLSGGQQQRVAIARAIVNNPKIILADEPTSNLDRELSLEFIEQIKALKSENKTIIIATHDPLFFELDFVDRIIEIENGQLKA, encoded by the coding sequence ATGATCCAGTTAATTGATATTAATAAATCGTACAAAGATAAAATTGCTCTCAAAGATATAAACCTCTCATTTAAAGAGGGTGAGCTAATTGTTCTTAAAGGGGTAAGTGGCAGCGGTAAGACAACCATCCTCTCTTTAATCTCGGCACTTTTAAAACCGACAAGCGGTGAAGTAATAGTAGATGGAAAAAAGCTTGCCAAAATTGCGGACCATTTTGCAAGTGAATTTCGCCGTGACAATATAGGGTTTATTTTTCAGAGATACAATCTTATTCCAAATATGAGTGTGGCTGAAAATATTCTTCTTCCTCTGCGACCGTTAAACCTTTCAAAAAAGGAGTTGCAAACAAGGCTGGAGAGGTTGCTGGATATGTATAAACTCCAAGAGTATAAAGATAATTATTCCCAAAACCTCTCAGGCGGACAGCAGCAGCGTGTAGCGATTGCAAGAGCTATTGTAAACAACCCGAAAATAATTTTGGCGGATGAGCCTACATCAAATCTGGATAGAGAACTCTCTTTAGAGTTTATTGAGCAGATTAAGGCCCTTAAAAGTGAAAACAAAACAATTATTATCGCTACGCACGATCCGCTCTTTTTTGAACTTGATTTTGTCGATCGCATTATAGAGATCGAAAATGGACAACTAAAAGCATGA
- a CDS encoding ABC transporter permease, with protein MISFNSQLFVYALHTLFRFFTKNLFIVIVYTLLVMLLSSLFLIQTSIKQQVDKVTAQHPDIVLQNQKAQRYTTIDDTNLNKIYEIYGVNDVLARVYGEYEYKQANLSFKIVGVDIFETQKEPYLEKLLKEDELRIGEMFLSQDLANLFEKNYYKDEFNFLQPSLKVKKMVIAQSFKSDAIDKRYLAVMNKDDAKVIFGYKANEFTDIAIYLSNQNELINVIAQLQQLYPNAKVVTKEDEQTKVEMLFDYDSGIFITLFIISIFTFFMIVYDKTNSVSSSEKREIGILKALGWRVEDILRVKIYEASIISIFSYIFGVVLAFAYLYFFDGYYLRDIFLNIAGVEQIDSLDLRVDLQPLAIVFFLSVPVYIAATIIPSWKIATQDADEVMR; from the coding sequence ATGATTAGTTTTAACTCCCAGCTCTTTGTGTATGCTCTACATACGCTTTTTCGTTTTTTTACCAAAAACCTTTTTATAGTTATTGTTTATACACTCCTTGTGATGTTGCTCTCCTCTTTGTTTTTGATACAAACAAGCATCAAACAACAGGTTGATAAAGTTACGGCCCAACATCCAGATATCGTACTGCAAAATCAAAAAGCGCAAAGATATACAACCATAGATGATACAAATCTCAATAAAATATATGAGATCTACGGTGTAAACGATGTACTGGCTCGCGTATACGGGGAGTATGAATATAAACAAGCTAACCTTAGTTTCAAGATAGTGGGCGTTGATATATTTGAAACACAAAAAGAGCCATATCTTGAAAAGTTACTCAAAGAAGATGAATTAAGAATAGGGGAGATGTTCCTCTCACAAGATTTAGCTAACCTTTTTGAAAAGAATTACTACAAAGATGAGTTTAATTTTTTACAACCCTCTTTAAAAGTTAAAAAGATGGTTATCGCTCAAAGCTTTAAGAGTGATGCTATAGATAAAAGATATCTGGCAGTGATGAATAAAGATGATGCTAAAGTGATCTTTGGATATAAAGCAAACGAATTTACAGATATTGCTATATATCTTTCAAACCAAAACGAACTCATAAACGTGATTGCACAACTGCAACAACTCTATCCAAATGCAAAAGTAGTTACAAAAGAGGATGAACAGACAAAAGTTGAGATGCTGTTTGATTATGACAGCGGGATATTTATCACTCTGTTTATCATCTCTATTTTTACCTTTTTTATGATCGTATATGACAAAACAAACAGTGTAAGCAGCAGTGAAAAAAGGGAGATCGGGATACTTAAAGCTTTAGGATGGAGAGTTGAAGATATTTTGCGTGTGAAGATATATGAAGCAAGCATTATCTCAATCTTCTCGTATATTTTTGGTGTGGTTTTGGCTTTTGCATATCTTTACTTTTTTGATGGCTACTACTTAAGAGATATCTTTTTAAATATAGCAGGGGTAGAGCAGATAGACTCTTTAGACTTAAGAGTAGATCTGCAACCTTTAGCTATCGTATTTTTCCTAAGTGTCCCTGTATATATTGCCGCAACTATTATTCCGTCGTGGAAGATAGCAACACAGGATGCTGATGAGGTGATGAGATGA
- a CDS encoding adenosylmethionine--8-amino-7-oxononanoate transaminase, whose translation MKNQELKNRDLEVLWHPCTQMKDHETLPLIPIKKAYGVYLEDFEENKYIDAVSSWWVNIFGHTNKYINSKIKEQLDTLEHVILAGFTHEQVITLSERLVKITPKGLDKCFYADNGSSAVEVALKMSYHANLNDGKNKPLFVSLTNSYHGETIGALSVGDVELYKDTYKPLLIQSIQTPVPKDMSVEAAQEAADAFEKLCQERADEISAIILEPLIQGAGYMHMYHPEFLVLVRDICNRYDVHFIADEVMVGFGRTGELFACDVAGISPDFIVLSKGLTGGYLPLSAVLTSNEIYMKFYCDYNEYKAFLHSHSYTGNALACAAANATLDIFENENIIEKNRVLSEHMSRRLQEFKALENVESIRQTGMVCAVELKGYSSEDRIGLKVYDYGLKNGVLLRPLGHIVYFMPPYILSEEECDKMFDIALEAVKSL comes from the coding sequence ATGAAGAACCAAGAATTGAAAAATAGAGACCTAGAAGTACTGTGGCATCCGTGTACGCAGATGAAAGATCATGAGACTTTACCTCTCATACCTATAAAAAAAGCTTATGGAGTATACTTAGAAGATTTTGAAGAAAATAAGTATATTGATGCTGTTAGTTCATGGTGGGTAAATATCTTTGGACATACAAATAAGTATATAAATTCTAAAATAAAAGAGCAGCTTGATACTTTGGAGCATGTTATACTTGCCGGTTTTACACACGAACAGGTGATTACATTATCTGAGAGACTTGTTAAGATAACACCAAAAGGACTAGATAAATGTTTTTATGCAGACAACGGTTCATCGGCAGTAGAAGTTGCTTTAAAGATGAGTTATCATGCAAATTTAAATGATGGAAAAAACAAACCGCTTTTCGTATCACTAACAAACTCGTATCATGGGGAGACGATAGGTGCACTAAGTGTTGGAGATGTTGAACTTTATAAAGATACATACAAGCCGCTTTTAATTCAGTCTATTCAAACACCCGTGCCGAAAGATATGTCGGTTGAAGCTGCACAAGAAGCGGCAGATGCATTTGAAAAACTGTGTCAGGAAAGGGCTGATGAGATAAGTGCTATTATATTAGAACCTCTTATACAAGGGGCTGGGTATATGCATATGTATCATCCAGAATTTTTAGTGCTTGTCCGTGATATTTGTAACCGTTACGATGTTCACTTTATCGCTGATGAAGTTATGGTTGGATTTGGTAGAACGGGGGAGTTGTTTGCCTGTGATGTTGCTGGTATATCACCTGATTTTATAGTACTTTCAAAAGGGTTAACTGGTGGATACTTACCTTTATCTGCAGTACTTACATCTAATGAAATCTATATGAAGTTTTATTGTGACTATAATGAATACAAAGCATTTTTACATTCCCATTCCTATACAGGAAATGCACTTGCTTGTGCAGCTGCCAATGCAACACTGGATATTTTTGAAAATGAAAATATAATTGAGAAAAACAGAGTGTTAAGCGAGCATATGTCAAGACGTTTGCAGGAGTTTAAAGCTCTTGAAAATGTTGAGAGTATAAGACAAACTGGTATGGTTTGTGCCGTTGAGTTAAAAGGGTACTCTTCAGAAGACAGAATAGGGCTTAAAGTATATGATTACGGTTTGAAAAACGGTGTATTGCTTCGTCCTTTAGGACATATAGTTTATTTTATGCCTCCGTATATCCTAAGTGAAGAGGAATGCGATAAGATGTTCGATATAGCACTAGAGGCTGTTAAGTCACTCTAG
- the dnaJ gene encoding molecular chaperone DnaJ, whose product MEELSYYEILEISQTADKAEIKKAYRKMAKKYHPDKNPDDAEAEKMFKLCNEAYQCLSDEQQRSIYDRYGKEGLQGMGGGSRSSGGFDDLGAIFEEMFSGFGGGGRSRRRNPADMEKYPLDMNVDMRITFQEAVFGCEKEINYSYKDACNDCNGTGAKDGKLSTCPHCDGQGQVFMKQGFMTFSQTCPHCNGTGTSAAEKCSTCKGDGYKTIKESVSIKIPAGIDTGNRLRVSGKGNIGKRGNRGDLYVTFDVQPDKHFIRDDNDVYIEIPVFFTQAIKGDTLTIPSLTGELELKLEYGTRDKQRYTFRGEGIEDVHGHGKGNLIAVVNLQYPNKLNEEQLELLNKLQESFGVESKPHEGVLDSVIDKMKSWFK is encoded by the coding sequence ATGGAAGAGTTAAGCTATTATGAGATTTTAGAAATATCACAAACTGCAGATAAGGCAGAGATCAAAAAAGCTTATAGAAAGATGGCAAAAAAGTACCATCCCGATAAAAATCCCGACGATGCGGAAGCGGAAAAAATGTTCAAGCTTTGTAATGAGGCATATCAGTGTTTAAGCGATGAGCAGCAAAGAAGTATCTATGACAGATATGGTAAAGAAGGTCTCCAAGGGATGGGTGGTGGCTCACGTTCATCTGGAGGCTTTGACGATCTCGGTGCTATCTTTGAAGAGATGTTTAGCGGGTTTGGCGGAGGCGGCCGCTCTCGCAGAAGAAATCCGGCCGATATGGAAAAATATCCGCTTGATATGAATGTAGATATGAGAATTACGTTCCAAGAAGCTGTCTTTGGTTGTGAAAAAGAGATCAACTACTCTTATAAAGATGCATGTAACGACTGTAACGGTACAGGTGCAAAAGATGGGAAACTTTCAACTTGTCCACACTGTGACGGGCAAGGTCAAGTGTTTATGAAACAAGGTTTTATGACTTTCTCTCAAACTTGTCCACACTGTAACGGAACAGGTACATCAGCAGCTGAAAAATGTTCAACATGTAAAGGGGATGGTTATAAAACTATCAAAGAGAGTGTAAGTATAAAAATTCCTGCAGGGATCGATACTGGAAATCGCCTTAGAGTTTCAGGAAAAGGAAACATTGGAAAAAGAGGAAACCGCGGTGACCTCTATGTAACTTTTGATGTACAACCTGACAAACATTTTATCCGTGATGATAACGATGTTTATATTGAGATCCCAGTGTTTTTCACTCAGGCAATTAAAGGTGATACACTGACAATCCCTTCACTTACAGGTGAACTGGAACTAAAACTTGAATACGGTACTCGCGACAAACAAAGATATACATTTAGAGGTGAAGGTATAGAGGATGTTCACGGACACGGTAAAGGGAATCTAATTGCCGTTGTGAACCTCCAGTATCCAAACAAACTAAATGAGGAACAACTAGAATTACTAAACAAACTTCAAGAATCTTTCGGTGTTGAATCAAAACCACATGAGGGTGTACTCGATTCAGTAATCGATAAAATGAAAAGTTGGTTTAAGTAG